From Rhodopseudomonas palustris, a single genomic window includes:
- a CDS encoding 4Fe4S-binding leucine-rich repeat protein, which yields MTTDIDEARDWQGNEVDCASCPHRELLSAGLCELKKACVQDRYARRLERFFRQNRALADGYLDHPYFETRAVAAGYATVFLLPKLLQDTDETVRWSAARRLPKRYLLGLRTDPHREVRIRVASVLSDDELRPMASDEDYYVRQIVARRASPGLLPLLVLDPDPGVRREVARRIGPEWLAQIAMDKDGEVRLEAARRMTPGRLLAMLGDADWRVRYEVASRVDAYELAPLLDDPDPLVRELARSRSGFTEPAQLKPATEPSP from the coding sequence ATGACGACTGACATCGACGAAGCCCGCGATTGGCAGGGCAACGAGGTCGATTGCGCGTCGTGCCCGCATCGCGAGTTGCTGTCCGCCGGGCTGTGCGAATTGAAGAAGGCTTGCGTCCAGGACCGTTATGCGCGGCGGCTGGAACGGTTCTTCCGGCAGAATCGTGCGCTGGCCGACGGCTATCTCGACCATCCGTATTTCGAGACGCGTGCGGTCGCTGCCGGCTACGCCACGGTGTTCCTGTTGCCGAAATTGCTGCAGGACACCGACGAGACGGTGCGCTGGAGCGCGGCGCGGCGGCTGCCGAAGCGCTATCTGCTGGGGCTGCGCACTGACCCGCATCGCGAGGTGCGGATCCGTGTCGCCTCGGTGCTCAGCGACGACGAACTGCGCCCGATGGCGAGCGACGAGGACTACTATGTCCGCCAGATCGTGGCGCGGCGGGCTTCGCCCGGCCTGCTGCCGCTGTTGGTGCTCGATCCCGATCCCGGCGTGCGCCGGGAGGTGGCGCGGCGGATCGGCCCGGAATGGCTGGCGCAGATCGCGATGGACAAGGACGGCGAGGTTCGTCTCGAAGCCGCCAGGCGGATGACGCCCGGCCGGCTGCTGGCGATGCTCGGCGATGCCGATTGGCGGGTTCGCTACGAAGTCGCCAGCCGGGTCGACGCCTACGAACTGGCGCCGCTGCTCGACGACCCCGATCCGCTGGTGCGCGAGCTTGCGCGCAGCCGCAGCGGCTTCACCGAACCTGCCCAGCTCAAACCCGCAACGGAGCCTTCCCCATGA
- the nifD gene encoding nitrogenase molybdenum-iron protein alpha chain: MSTAVAESPADIKERNKKLIGEVLEAYPDKSAKRRAKHLNTYDAEKAECSVKSNIKSIPGVMTIRGCAYAGSKGVVWGPIKDMVHISHGPVGCGQYSWGSRRNYYKGTTGVDTFGTMQFTSDFQEKDIVFGGDKKLGKIIDEIQELFPLSKGISVQSECPIGLIGDDIEAVSKAKSKQYDGKPIIPVRCEGFRGVSQSLGHHIANDVIRDWVFDKAGEKNAGFESTPYDVAIIGDYNIGGDAWASRILLEEMGLRVIAQWSGDGTIAELENTPKAKLNILHCYRSMNYITRHMEEKFGIPWVEYNFFGPSKIEASLREIASKFDDKIKEGAERVIAKYKPQMEAVIAKYRPRLEGKKVMLYVGGLRPRHVIGAYEDLGMEVVGTGYEFAHNDDYQRTTHYVKDGTLIYDDVTGYEFEKFVEKMRPDLVGSGVKEKYIFQKMGVPFRQMHSWDYSGPYHGYDGFGIFARDMDIAINAPVWKLTKAPWS; the protein is encoded by the coding sequence ATGAGCACCGCAGTTGCAGAATCCCCCGCGGACATCAAGGAACGTAACAAGAAGCTGATCGGCGAAGTCCTGGAGGCCTATCCGGACAAGTCGGCCAAGCGTCGCGCCAAGCATCTCAACACCTACGACGCCGAAAAGGCGGAGTGCTCGGTCAAGTCCAACATCAAGTCGATCCCGGGCGTGATGACGATCCGCGGTTGCGCCTACGCCGGCTCGAAGGGCGTGGTGTGGGGCCCGATCAAGGACATGGTCCACATCAGCCACGGCCCGGTCGGCTGCGGCCAGTATTCGTGGGGCTCGCGCCGCAACTATTACAAGGGCACCACCGGCGTCGACACCTTCGGCACGATGCAGTTCACCTCCGACTTCCAGGAGAAGGACATCGTCTTCGGGGGCGACAAGAAGCTCGGCAAGATCATCGACGAGATCCAGGAGCTGTTCCCGCTGTCCAAGGGCATCTCGGTGCAGTCGGAATGCCCGATCGGCCTGATCGGTGACGACATCGAGGCCGTCTCGAAGGCCAAGTCGAAGCAGTACGACGGCAAGCCGATCATCCCGGTGCGCTGCGAAGGCTTCCGCGGCGTGTCGCAGTCGCTCGGCCACCACATCGCCAACGACGTGATCCGTGACTGGGTGTTCGACAAGGCCGGCGAGAAGAACGCCGGGTTCGAATCGACCCCCTACGACGTCGCGATCATCGGCGACTACAACATCGGCGGCGACGCCTGGGCCTCGCGCATCCTGCTCGAAGAAATGGGCCTCCGCGTGATCGCGCAGTGGTCCGGCGACGGCACCATCGCCGAGCTGGAGAATACCCCGAAGGCGAAGCTGAACATCCTGCACTGCTACCGCTCGATGAACTACATCACGCGGCACATGGAAGAGAAGTTCGGGATTCCGTGGGTGGAATACAACTTCTTCGGCCCGTCCAAGATCGAGGCGAGCTTGCGCGAGATCGCGTCGAAGTTCGACGACAAGATCAAGGAAGGCGCCGAGCGCGTCATCGCCAAGTACAAGCCGCAGATGGAGGCGGTGATCGCCAAGTATCGCCCGCGCCTCGAAGGCAAGAAGGTGATGCTCTATGTCGGCGGCCTGCGCCCGCGCCACGTCATCGGCGCCTACGAAGACCTCGGCATGGAAGTGGTCGGCACCGGCTACGAATTCGCCCACAACGACGACTATCAGCGCACCACCCATTACGTGAAGGACGGTACGCTGATCTACGACGACGTCACCGGCTACGAATTCGAGAAGTTCGTCGAGAAAATGCGTCCCGACCTGGTCGGATCCGGCGTCAAGGAAAAGTACATCTTCCAGAAGATGGGCGTTCCGTTCCGCCAGATGCATTCCTGGGACTATTCGGGCCCCTATCACGGCTACGACGGGTTCGGCATCTTCGCCCGCGACATGGACATCGCGATCAATGCCCCGGTCTGGAAACTGACCAAGGCGCCTTGGAGCTGA
- a CDS encoding HesB/IscA family protein, whose product MDMSFTPSAEKFIRRMLRFSGGAGGFRLVVSAGGCSGLSAQFDIAGAPHTGDAVVDRGDYKLFLPESSLKLLEGVVIDFMETPTSSGFLFHDPKASNCQCAGDGPKPSAGLHQLREL is encoded by the coding sequence ATGGATATGAGCTTCACCCCCTCGGCCGAAAAGTTCATTCGCCGCATGCTGCGGTTCAGCGGCGGCGCCGGTGGTTTCCGCCTGGTGGTCAGCGCCGGCGGCTGTTCCGGCTTGTCGGCGCAGTTCGATATCGCCGGCGCGCCGCACACCGGGGACGCGGTGGTCGACCGCGGCGACTACAAGCTGTTTCTGCCGGAATCGAGCCTGAAACTGCTCGAAGGTGTGGTGATCGACTTCATGGAGACGCCGACCTCCAGCGGCTTCCTGTTCCACGATCCGAAGGCGTCGAACTGCCAATGCGCCGGCGACGGCCCCAAGCCGTCCGCCGGTCTGCACCAGTTGCGGGAGCTGTGA
- a CDS encoding SIR2 family protein codes for MPARALDDIAAGLLRGQVIPYLGSACVALGEASSVPTSPAELVARLIAKTTVPHKVRTNLTGAAQYIENFKHRKTLTAMMAEAFRSPPQPNELHRMLASLPDLPLLVHAWYDDLPQKAFVGRQNWGMAQGVSQSEHHGHWVNYYRPDGSEIAEPAPGIVAENEMPLYAPVPDEALGWNTMLYQPIGSVAPAANFLVSDSDYVEVLTEIDIQTPIPLTVQELRKDRHFLFLGCRFDNQLDRVFARQIMKRSSARHWAVLPDTPTRNEQRFLEEQAITRIDWPLAKFVAELADTLQGQVLTA; via the coding sequence ATGCCGGCACGAGCACTCGACGACATTGCGGCGGGCTTGCTGCGCGGGCAGGTGATCCCCTATCTCGGCTCCGCCTGCGTCGCGCTCGGCGAGGCCAGCAGCGTGCCGACCTCGCCGGCCGAACTGGTGGCGCGGCTGATCGCGAAGACCACGGTGCCGCACAAGGTCCGCACCAATCTCACCGGCGCCGCGCAATACATCGAGAACTTCAAGCACCGCAAGACGCTGACGGCGATGATGGCCGAGGCGTTCCGGTCCCCGCCGCAGCCGAACGAGCTGCATCGGATGCTGGCATCGCTGCCCGATCTGCCGCTGCTGGTTCACGCCTGGTACGACGATCTGCCGCAAAAGGCGTTTGTCGGCCGACAGAATTGGGGCATGGCGCAGGGCGTCAGCCAGAGCGAACATCACGGCCATTGGGTGAATTACTATCGGCCGGACGGCAGCGAAATCGCCGAGCCGGCGCCCGGCATCGTCGCCGAGAACGAGATGCCGTTGTACGCGCCGGTGCCGGACGAGGCGCTCGGCTGGAATACCATGCTGTATCAACCGATCGGCTCGGTGGCGCCCGCCGCCAACTTCCTGGTGTCCGACAGCGATTATGTCGAAGTCCTGACCGAGATCGACATTCAGACGCCGATCCCGCTCACGGTACAGGAGCTGCGCAAGGACCGGCATTTCCTGTTCCTGGGCTGCCGGTTCGACAACCAGCTCGACCGCGTCTTCGCCCGTCAGATCATGAAGCGCTCCTCCGCCCGGCATTGGGCCGTGCTGCCCGACACGCCGACCCGCAACGAGCAGCGCTTTCTGGAAGAACAGGCCATCACCCGGATCGATTGGCCGCTCGCGAAGTTCGTCGCCGAACTGGCCGACACGCTACAGGGACAGGTGCTGACGGCGTAG
- the nifA gene encoding nif-specific transcriptional activator NifA, with product MAQREIRLVENEYPSQSMTHPPIPLSDIALTGIFEISKILTSPARLEITLANVVNLLQSFLQMRNGVVSLLADDGVPDITVGVGWNEGSDNRYRARLPQKAIDQIVATAVPLVADNVSSHPMFTAADALALGATDEIRVSFIGVPIRIDSRVVGTLSIDRVRDGRSHFRMDADVRFLTMVANLIGQTVKLHRVVTRDRERLMAESHRLQKELSELKPERERKRVKVDGIVGESPAIRKLLAKVSIIAKSQSPVLLRGESGTGKELIAKAIHELSARANGPFIKINCAALPESVLESELFGHEKGAFTGAIASRKGRFELADKGTLFLDEIGEISASFQAKLLRVLQEQEFERVGGNQTIKVNVRIVAATNRNLEEAVARKEFRADLYYRINVVPMILPPLRDRPTDIPLLATEFLKNFNKENGRELSFEQHALDLLKACSFPGNVRELENCVRRTATLAVGPDIRDSDFACHQDECLSAILWKGHTEPVPERPRPEIPLQVLPRKAPVEIVHPREPVASTDDFAPTPVRSEMPSDESNMSERERLINAMERAGWVQAKAARILGLTPRQIGYALKKHNIELKHF from the coding sequence ATGGCTCAGCGCGAAATCCGCCTTGTCGAAAACGAGTATCCGTCGCAATCGATGACCCATCCCCCAATACCGCTGAGTGATATCGCGCTCACCGGCATTTTCGAGATTTCGAAAATCCTCACATCCCCGGCGCGGCTGGAGATTACTCTCGCCAACGTCGTCAACCTGCTGCAGTCGTTTTTGCAGATGCGTAATGGCGTGGTGTCGCTGCTCGCCGACGATGGCGTGCCCGATATTACCGTCGGCGTCGGCTGGAACGAGGGCAGCGACAATCGCTACCGCGCCCGGTTGCCGCAGAAGGCGATCGACCAGATCGTCGCGACCGCGGTCCCGCTGGTCGCCGACAATGTCTCCAGCCACCCAATGTTCACCGCCGCCGACGCGCTGGCGCTCGGCGCCACCGACGAGATCCGGGTGTCGTTCATCGGGGTGCCGATCCGGATCGATTCGCGGGTGGTGGGCACGCTGAGCATCGATCGCGTCCGTGACGGCCGGTCGCATTTCCGGATGGACGCCGACGTCCGCTTTCTCACCATGGTGGCCAACCTGATCGGCCAGACCGTGAAGCTGCATCGGGTGGTGACGCGCGATCGCGAGCGGCTGATGGCGGAAAGCCACCGGCTGCAGAAGGAACTGTCCGAGCTGAAGCCCGAGCGCGAGCGCAAGCGGGTCAAGGTCGACGGTATCGTCGGCGAGAGCCCGGCAATCAGGAAGTTGCTGGCCAAGGTCAGCATTATTGCGAAGTCGCAGTCACCGGTGTTGCTGCGTGGCGAGTCCGGCACCGGCAAGGAGCTGATTGCCAAAGCGATCCACGAATTGTCGGCGCGCGCCAACGGTCCATTCATCAAGATCAACTGCGCGGCGCTGCCGGAATCGGTGCTGGAATCCGAACTGTTCGGTCACGAGAAGGGGGCGTTCACCGGTGCGATCGCCTCGCGCAAGGGGCGGTTCGAACTCGCCGACAAGGGCACGCTGTTTCTCGACGAGATCGGCGAGATTTCGGCCTCCTTCCAGGCCAAGCTGCTGCGCGTGCTCCAGGAACAGGAATTCGAGCGGGTCGGCGGCAATCAGACCATCAAGGTCAATGTCCGGATCGTTGCCGCCACCAACCGCAATCTGGAAGAAGCGGTGGCGCGCAAGGAATTCCGCGCCGACCTGTACTACCGCATCAACGTGGTGCCGATGATCCTTCCGCCGCTGCGCGACCGGCCCACCGACATTCCGCTGCTGGCGACCGAATTCCTGAAGAACTTCAACAAGGAGAACGGGCGCGAGCTGTCTTTCGAGCAGCACGCGCTGGATCTGCTGAAAGCCTGCTCGTTCCCCGGCAATGTCCGCGAGCTGGAGAACTGCGTGCGCCGGACTGCGACCCTCGCAGTGGGCCCCGACATTCGCGACAGCGATTTCGCCTGTCATCAGGACGAATGCCTGTCGGCGATCCTGTGGAAGGGGCACACCGAGCCCGTGCCCGAACGCCCCCGCCCGGAGATTCCGTTGCAGGTATTGCCGCGCAAAGCTCCGGTGGAGATCGTGCATCCGCGCGAGCCGGTCGCATCAACGGATGATTTTGCGCCGACGCCGGTCCGCTCGGAGATGCCGTCCGACGAATCGAACATGTCGGAGCGCGAGCGGCTGATCAATGCGATGGAGCGTGCCGGCTGGGTGCAGGCGAAGGCCGCCCGCATTCTCGGCCTCACGCCGCGCCAGATCGGCTACGCGCTGAAAAAGCACAACATCGAGCTCAAGCACTTCTGA
- the nifT gene encoding putative nitrogen fixation protein NifT, which produces MKVMIRKTATGHSAYVAKKDLEEPIVEMDNPALWGGKITLANGWQLELPAMAADTPLPITVEARKL; this is translated from the coding sequence ATGAAAGTGATGATCCGCAAGACCGCCACCGGCCATTCCGCTTATGTGGCCAAGAAGGACCTAGAAGAGCCGATCGTCGAAATGGACAACCCTGCACTGTGGGGCGGCAAGATCACGCTGGCCAACGGCTGGCAGCTCGAACTGCCGGCGATGGCGGCGGACACTCCGTTGCCGATCACCGTCGAAGCGCGCAAGCTCTGA
- the nifB gene encoding nitrogenase cofactor biosynthesis protein NifB, with protein sequence MSKLLQLHDFGAPGATSFDELRKSAASSGCSSKGGAGKTGCGSAAGPSDLPPEIWEKVKNHPCYSEQAHHHFARMHVAVAPACNIQCNYCNRKYDCANESRPGVVSEKLTPEQAARKVVAVASTIPQMTVLGIAGPGDALANPAKTFKTFELVTETAPDIKLCLSTNGLMLPDYVEQIAAMKVDHVTITINMIDPEVGAKIYPWIFYNHRRYTGVEASKILSERQLLGLEMLVARGILVKVNSVMIPGINDQHLIEVNKAVKSRGAFLHNIMPLISEAEHGTAFGLAGQRGPTAQELKTLQDACEGEMNMMRHCRQCRADAVGLLGEDRSAEFTTEKVMAMDVEYDLAARQAYQAKVEAERDAIAVAKQRELEKLEGETATIKIQVAIATKGGGVINEHFGHAHEFQIYEVSTAGAKFVGHRRVDLYCEGGYASETGIDPILQALNDCTAVLVAKIGMCPKDSLAGAGIEAVETYAFEYIEQSVIAYFKDYLERVGKSEIRHVARGDATIRQGAFTEA encoded by the coding sequence ATGAGCAAGCTGCTGCAACTCCATGATTTCGGTGCGCCGGGAGCGACTTCGTTCGACGAACTGCGCAAGAGCGCGGCGTCGTCTGGCTGCAGCAGCAAGGGCGGCGCCGGCAAGACCGGCTGCGGCTCGGCCGCGGGCCCCAGTGATCTGCCGCCGGAAATCTGGGAGAAGGTTAAGAACCATCCCTGCTACAGCGAGCAGGCGCATCATCACTTCGCCCGTATGCACGTCGCGGTCGCGCCCGCGTGCAACATCCAGTGCAATTACTGCAATCGCAAATACGATTGCGCCAATGAATCCCGCCCCGGCGTGGTCAGCGAGAAGCTGACCCCGGAGCAGGCGGCGCGCAAGGTCGTCGCGGTCGCCTCGACCATCCCGCAGATGACCGTGCTCGGCATCGCCGGCCCGGGCGATGCGCTCGCCAATCCGGCCAAGACTTTCAAGACGTTCGAGCTGGTCACCGAGACCGCGCCCGACATCAAGCTGTGCCTCTCGACCAACGGCCTGATGCTGCCCGACTATGTGGAGCAGATCGCCGCCATGAAGGTCGATCACGTCACCATCACCATCAACATGATCGACCCCGAAGTCGGTGCGAAGATCTATCCGTGGATCTTCTACAATCACCGCCGTTACACCGGCGTCGAGGCCTCGAAGATCCTCAGCGAGCGGCAGTTGCTCGGCCTGGAGATGCTGGTCGCGCGCGGCATTCTGGTGAAGGTCAACTCGGTGATGATCCCGGGCATCAACGACCAGCACCTGATCGAGGTCAACAAGGCGGTGAAGTCGCGCGGCGCCTTCCTGCACAATATCATGCCGCTGATCTCGGAAGCCGAGCACGGCACCGCGTTCGGCCTGGCGGGACAGCGCGGTCCGACCGCGCAGGAGTTGAAGACGCTGCAGGACGCCTGCGAAGGCGAGATGAACATGATGCGGCACTGCCGGCAGTGCCGTGCCGACGCGGTCGGCCTGCTCGGCGAGGACCGCAGCGCCGAGTTCACCACCGAAAAGGTGATGGCGATGGACGTCGAATACGATCTCGCCGCGCGCCAGGCCTACCAGGCCAAGGTCGAGGCCGAGCGCGACGCGATCGCGGTCGCCAAGCAGCGCGAACTGGAGAAGCTCGAAGGCGAGACGGCGACCATCAAGATCCAGGTGGCGATCGCCACCAAGGGTGGCGGCGTGATCAACGAACATTTCGGTCATGCCCACGAATTTCAGATCTACGAAGTGTCGACCGCCGGTGCGAAGTTCGTCGGCCATCGCCGCGTCGATCTGTATTGCGAAGGCGGCTACGCCAGCGAGACCGGCATCGATCCGATCCTGCAGGCGCTGAACGACTGCACCGCCGTGCTGGTCGCCAAGATCGGCATGTGCCCGAAGGATTCGCTCGCCGGCGCCGGCATCGAGGCAGTCGAGACCTACGCGTTCGAATACATCGAGCAGTCGGTGATTGCCTACTTCAAGGACTACCTCGAGCGCGTCGGCAAGTCGGAGATCCGTCACGTCGCCCGCGGCGACGCCACGATCCGCCAGGGCGCTTTCACCGAGGCATAG
- a CDS encoding 4Fe-4S binding protein translates to MAYKIVASQCTGCSACEPQCPNVAIFEKAGTFAIDPSKCSECTGHYDEPQCVAVCPVDGTCVIDNSVPRYQAA, encoded by the coding sequence ATGGCCTACAAGATCGTCGCATCGCAATGCACCGGCTGCTCCGCTTGCGAGCCGCAGTGCCCGAATGTCGCGATCTTCGAGAAGGCCGGAACCTTCGCGATCGACCCTTCGAAATGCTCGGAGTGCACCGGCCACTACGACGAGCCGCAATGTGTCGCGGTGTGTCCGGTCGACGGTACCTGCGTGATCGACAACTCGGTCCCGCGCTATCAGGCTGCATGA
- the nifH gene encoding nitrogenase iron protein, with translation MALRQIAFYGKGGIGKSTTSQNTLAALVEMGQKILIVGCDPKADSTRLILNTKLQDTVLALAAEAGSVEDLELEDVMKIGYKGIKCTEAGGPEPGVGCAGRGVITAINFLEENGAYEDVDYVSYDVLGDVVCGGFAMPIRENKAQEIYIVMSGEMMALYAANNIAKGILKYASSGGVRLGGLICNERQTDRELDLAEALAARLNTQLIHFVPRDNIVQHAELRRETVIQYAPDSQQAKEYRALATKIHANGGKGTIPTPITMEELEQMLLDFGIMKTDEQALAELQAKEAAKAAAAST, from the coding sequence ATGGCACTTCGGCAAATCGCATTCTACGGCAAGGGCGGCATCGGCAAGTCGACCACCTCGCAGAACACCCTCGCAGCGCTGGTCGAGATGGGTCAGAAGATTCTGATCGTCGGCTGCGACCCCAAGGCGGACTCGACCCGCCTGATCCTCAACACCAAGCTGCAGGACACCGTGCTGGCGCTGGCCGCCGAAGCCGGTTCGGTCGAAGACCTCGAACTCGAAGACGTGATGAAGATCGGCTACAAGGGCATCAAGTGCACCGAAGCCGGCGGTCCGGAGCCGGGCGTCGGCTGCGCCGGCCGCGGCGTCATCACCGCGATCAACTTCCTGGAAGAGAACGGCGCCTATGAGGACGTCGACTACGTCTCCTACGACGTGCTCGGCGACGTGGTGTGCGGCGGCTTCGCGATGCCGATCCGTGAGAACAAGGCGCAGGAAATCTACATCGTGATGTCCGGCGAGATGATGGCGCTGTACGCCGCCAACAACATCGCCAAGGGTATTCTGAAGTACGCCTCGTCGGGCGGCGTCCGCCTCGGCGGCCTGATCTGCAACGAGCGCCAGACCGACCGCGAGCTCGACCTTGCCGAAGCGCTCGCCGCGCGCCTGAACACCCAGCTGATCCACTTCGTGCCGCGCGACAACATCGTGCAGCACGCCGAGCTGCGCCGCGAGACTGTGATCCAGTACGCGCCCGACAGCCAGCAGGCCAAGGAATATCGCGCGCTCGCCACCAAGATCCACGCCAACGGCGGCAAGGGCACCATCCCGACCCCGATCACCATGGAAGAGCTCGAGCAGATGCTGCTCGACTTCGGCATCATGAAGACCGACGAGCAGGCGCTCGCCGAACTGCAGGCCAAGGAAGCCGCCAAGGCGGCCGCCGCGTCCACCTGA
- a CDS encoding 4Fe-4S binding protein produces the protein MAYKIVTSQCTVCGACEFECPNAAISMKRGTYVIDATKCTECEGQFDKPQCVSVCPVDNTCVPA, from the coding sequence ATGGCCTACAAGATTGTTACCTCCCAGTGCACCGTCTGCGGTGCGTGTGAATTCGAATGCCCGAACGCCGCGATCAGCATGAAGCGCGGCACCTATGTGATCGACGCGACCAAGTGCACCGAGTGCGAAGGTCAGTTCGACAAGCCGCAGTGCGTCTCGGTCTGCCCGGTCGACAACACCTGCGTGCCGGCCTGA
- a CDS encoding SDR family NAD(P)-dependent oxidoreductase, translating into MPAGMPAAAGGACPFHNDQREARTGKQKTLVLTGASRGIGHATGKLFSDAGWRIITCSRQPFADDRCPWATGLENHVAVELADHRAVPRAIDELKEKLAGGPLHALINNAAISPKSAEGERLTSLNTPVGTWMSVFHVNLLAPVMLAQGLFDELRAGQGSIVNVTSIVGSRVHPFAGSAYATSKAALTCLTREMAHDYAPYGIRVNAIAPGEIKTDILSPETEAMLAPTIPMRRIGTPEEVAKVMFFLCSDAASYVTGEEIHINGGQHV; encoded by the coding sequence ATGCCGGCAGGAATGCCGGCCGCCGCCGGCGGCGCCTGCCCGTTTCACAACGATCAGCGCGAGGCGCGTACCGGTAAGCAGAAGACCCTGGTGCTGACCGGCGCATCGCGTGGCATCGGCCATGCCACCGGCAAGCTGTTCTCGGACGCCGGCTGGCGCATCATTACCTGCTCGCGGCAGCCGTTTGCTGATGATCGCTGCCCGTGGGCGACCGGCCTCGAGAACCACGTCGCGGTCGAGCTTGCCGATCACCGCGCCGTGCCAAGGGCGATCGACGAACTGAAGGAGAAGCTGGCCGGCGGTCCGCTGCATGCGCTGATCAACAACGCCGCAATCTCGCCCAAGAGCGCCGAGGGCGAACGGCTGACCTCGTTGAACACGCCGGTCGGCACCTGGATGAGCGTGTTCCACGTCAACCTGCTGGCGCCGGTGATGCTGGCGCAGGGACTGTTCGACGAACTGCGCGCCGGCCAGGGCTCGATCGTCAACGTCACCTCGATCGTCGGTTCGCGGGTGCATCCGTTCGCCGGCAGCGCCTATGCGACTTCGAAAGCGGCGCTGACCTGTCTGACCCGGGAGATGGCGCACGACTACGCGCCCTACGGCATCCGGGTGAACGCTATCGCGCCCGGCGAGATCAAGACCGACATTCTGTCGCCGGAAACCGAGGCGATGCTGGCGCCGACGATTCCGATGCGGCGGATCGGAACCCCGGAGGAGGTCGCCAAGGTGATGTTCTTTCTGTGCTCCGATGCGGCCAGCTATGTCACGGGCGAGGAAATCCATATCAATGGCGGGCAGCATGTCTGA
- a CDS encoding nitrogen fixation protein NifZ, whose amino-acid sequence MTPEPRYQWGQRVRAEIDLFNDGSFPDQPEDALLVKSGDAGEIVRIGLHTETNRPVYLVEFAEHRVIGCLEDEITAL is encoded by the coding sequence ATGACGCCCGAACCGCGATATCAATGGGGGCAGCGCGTCCGCGCCGAGATCGACCTGTTCAACGACGGCAGCTTTCCGGATCAGCCGGAGGACGCGCTGCTGGTGAAAAGCGGCGATGCCGGCGAGATTGTCCGGATCGGCCTGCACACCGAAACCAATCGGCCGGTCTATCTGGTCGAATTCGCCGAACACCGGGTGATCGGCTGCCTCGAAGACGAAATCACCGCACTCTGA
- a CDS encoding nitrogen fixation protein NifZ has product MNIARDSDIVELDGPPEFEYGQKVRSRLNIRNDGTFPGKEIGEVLVKKGDEGYVVSIGTFLQQFYIYGVDFVAQGRIVGMKRRELVAAEAFQPEQQEAV; this is encoded by the coding sequence ATGAACATCGCGCGTGACAGCGACATCGTCGAGCTCGACGGTCCGCCGGAGTTCGAATACGGCCAGAAGGTCCGGTCGCGGCTCAACATCCGTAACGACGGCACCTTCCCGGGCAAGGAGATCGGCGAGGTGCTGGTGAAGAAAGGCGACGAGGGCTACGTCGTCTCGATCGGCACCTTCCTGCAGCAGTTTTACATCTATGGTGTCGACTTCGTGGCGCAGGGCCGCATCGTCGGCATGAAGCGTCGTGAGCTGGTCGCAGCCGAGGCGTTTCAGCCCGAGCAGCAGGAGGCGGTGTGA